A portion of the Gorilla gorilla gorilla isolate KB3781 chromosome X, NHGRI_mGorGor1-v2.1_pri, whole genome shotgun sequence genome contains these proteins:
- the DCAF8L2 gene encoding DDB1- and CUL4-associated factor 8-like protein 2 gives MSHQEGSTDGLPDLGTESLFSSPEEQSGAVAATAASSDIDIATSELSVTVTGDGSDSRDGGFPNDASTENRSSDQESASEDIELESLEDFEHFLMSGENLFHYPLVGEEETEREEEDEEIQEEGGEEEEEEEEEEEEEQPRAGAQGSGGNHEQYSLEEDQALEEWVSSEVSALPRPRWQVVTALHQRQLGSRPRFVYEACGARAFVQRFRLQYRLADHVGCVNTVHFNQRGTRLASSGDDLKVIVWDWVRQRPVLNFESGHTNNVFQAKFLPNCDDSTLAMCARDGQVRVAELINASYFNNTKCVAQHRGPAHELALEPDSPYKFLTSGEDAAVFTIDLRQDRPASKVVVTRENDKKVGLYTITVNPANTYQFAVGGQDQFVRIYDQRRIDKKENNGVLKKFTPHHLVNCDFPTNITCVVYSHDGTELLASYNDEDIYLFNSSHSDGAQYSKRFKGHRNNTTVKGVNFYGPRSEFVVSGSDCGHIFFWEKSSCQIIQFLKGNREGTINCLEPHPYLPVLACSGLDHDVKIWTPTAKAATELTGLKKVIKKNKWERDEDSLHHGSLFDQYMLWFLLRHVTQRGRHQDWRSGEAEFPDEESDESSSTSETSGEEVQDRVQCMPS, from the coding sequence ATGTCCCACCAAGAGGGCAGCACAGATGGCTTACCAGACTTAGGGACTGAAAGCCTGTTCAGCAGCCCAGAGGAGCAGTCTGGAGCGGTGGCGGCGACAGCGGCCTCCTCAGACATTGACATAGCGACCTCAGAGCTGAGTGTGACAGTGACCGGAGATGGCAGTGACAGCAGGGATGGTGGATTCCCCAACGATGCCAGCACAGAAAATCGAAGCTCAGACCAAGAAAGCGCAAGTGAAGACATCGAACTTGAGAGCTTGGAGGACTTTGAGCATTTCCTCATGAGTGGTGAAAATTTATTCCATTACCCTTTAGTGGgagaggaggagacagaaagggaggaggaagacGAAGAGATacaagaggagggaggggaggaggaggaagaggaggaggaggaggaggaagaagaacagCCTCGGGCGGGTGCACAAGGCAGTGGCGGCAACCATGAGCAGTATTCGTTAGAGGAGGATCAGGCGCTGGAGGAGTGGGTTTCCTCAGAGGTATCTGCCCTGCCCCGACCTCGCTGGCAGGTCGTTACTGCTCTTCACCAGCGGCAGCTGGGTTCACGTCCCCGCTTTGTATATGAGGCCTGTGGGGCAAGAGCCTTTGTGCAGCGTTTCCGCCTGCAATATCGTCTTGCAGACCATGTCGGCTGTGTCAATACTGTACACTTTAACCAGCGTGGCACCCGGCTGGCCAGTAGCGGTGATGACCTAAAGGTGATAGTGTGGGACTGGGTGCGGCAGAGGCCAGTACTGAACTTTGAAAGTGGTCACACAAATAATGTCTTCCAGGCCAAGTTCCTTCCTAACTGTGATGATTCCACTCTGGCCATGTGTGCCCGTGATGGGCAGGTACGGGTAGCAGAATTAATTAATGCATCATATTTCAACAATACTAAGTGTGTGGCCCAGCACAGGGGACCTGCCCACGAGTTGGCTCTGGAGCCTGACTCTCCTTATAAGTTCCTCACTTCAGGTGAAGATGCTGCTGTCTTCACCATTGACCTCAGACAAGACCGGCCAGCTTCAAAAGTTGTGGTAACAAGagaaaatgataagaaagtgggACTGTATACAATTACTGTGAATCCCGCCAATACCTACCAATTTGCAGTGGGCGGACAAGATCAGTTTGTAAGGATTTATGACCAGAGGAGAAttgataagaaagaaaacaatggcGTGCTCAAGAAATTCACTCCTCATCATCTGGTTAATTGTGATTTCCCAACAAACATCACCTGCGTTGTGTACAGCCACGATGGCACAGAGCTCTTGGCCAGCTACAATGATGAAGATATTTACCTCTTCAACTCCTCTCACAGTGATGGTGCTCAATACAGTAAGAGATTTAAGGGacacagaaataataccacagtCAAAGGTGTTAATTTCTATGGCCCCAGGAGTGAGTTTGTAGTGAGCGGTAGTGATTGCGGGCACATCTTCTTCTGGGAGAAATCATCCTGCCAGATCATCCAGTTCCTAAAGGGGAACAGAGAAGGTACAATAAACTGTCTCGAACCCCACCCTTACCTACCTGTGTTGGCGTGCAGTGGCCTAGATCATGATGTCAAGATCTGGACACCCACAGCTAAAGCTGCCACTGAGCTTACTGGGTTAAAGAAGGTGATTAAGAAGAACAAGTGGGAACGAGATGAAGATAGCTTGCACCATGGCAGCCTGTTTGACCAGTACATGCTTTGGTTCCTCCTGCGTCACGTGACACAGAGAGGTCGTCACCAGGACTGGAGAAGTGGTGAAGCCGAATTTCCAGATGAAGAATCGGATGAGTCTTCCAGCACTTCAGAGACATCCGGGGAGGAGGTCCAAGACCGAGTGCAGTGCATGCCATCCTGA